GGGGTTCTTGTAAAGCAGTGCTATACTGCATGTGAATTATTTCTGTGGTCAAAGAGAACCTCAGAGCTTTGTcttatttgaaaacaagaaggggaaggaaagacagcATCATTCAGATTCAAAGGGACCTCAGCGGGTGCCTTGACCAACtttctgctcaaagcagggtcagaccagattactCGGGGCTTTATCTAAGTACATCctggtcactttctgggacagagtgagtgCACACTAcagggaaacagcttccagtgcttgactaTGCTTATGATTTAAAAGTTAATCCTTTTATCTACTACCTTTCTCAGCCCAATCATCCAGCTTGCTTTTCACCCATCTACATGCACACCAATGGAGACCATAATATCCTACCTTGGACAGAAGAATATTGTGGGGGATGATtctgaatgccttgctgacttctAGGTAAAAGACCATCACTGTTCTACTCACATCCAGCAACCCtctcctttcctcacagaaagtaaagaggatggacaggcacaaccttCTCTGGGTAAGCCacatcaccttctctttcagacacccagaaatggggtcagGGTGGACATGTTCTGTGGCACAGCCACAGTGAGAGCTGgcagtgagagctgccagtCATCAGGGAGTTCCCCAAGACTCCATGGCCTTTCAaaaatgatggagagtggcctcactgtgacatcgcCCTGCTCTCTCAGCTCTTGGGATGCTTCTCCTCCTGTCCCACAGACTGGTCAGGATTGTTTTAGTTCAagtgacccctgacttgatccccatccactgctggttgttctcCTCCAGATTCTtgcctccagtcacagaggtctatgagaccttgctggtgaagacaGAGAACAAGAGGACAAAGAGACTCTTACCTCTTTCCCTTATTATACTCAGCAGTGGCCACACggtgtctttgtttcttctctaacCTTTCCTGAAGTAGTAACAGTTTGTTATGGGGCCCatgaattgccttacaggtctagacCGAGTTTCGAtctggactgctgctgtgcttggaggctgctgaacTTGAACACCAGATGAACAAACCTCTGCCACCCTGCGTTGGCAATTTATTCCATtagtgtcacagctctgtctccaACACTGATGGTTCCAGCTCACCCAGACAGtgccctggctgaggacattgcctcacatctgggctgaaccacaccagctgtggcaccagcccagctctgacctgccacaagaatacctggtaccaagtgtccaataCCCTGTGTGAGCAAAGGTTTTGCTTCAGAGCAGAGACATGACATGGTCAAAACATTGCTGAATGTCTTTCTAGCCCTAGCAATACAAACCCAGAATAAAAGGTCTAAATtaattcaactgaagatatgcTGCCAAGCTTGgagaaattagatcctttgctgtaacattcctggtgtcctgtctaatgacGGGACAAGAAAAGGTGACTTGTATAGCAGCTTATTTTCTGTTAGGAAAAATACAGTGCTGGCtggaaagaagtgtctctgCAGAGGTGAGAGAAAGAACATCACTGATGACTTCAGCCTGTTTCAAAGGAGGCTTccctggagccccagggacacctggaaggaacccagaggggacagagaaagtgcccccttgtgctgctcctgtgctgctgagctgggctgggctcctggcacagagggagctcatggcagcggcagcactgcagagagacagctctgcccaggagcagctcctctgcacacgcagcagggatgagggctctgcctgcatcACCGAGGGCAGAGGAGCCAAAGAGAGAGGGGAAGCACAGTCTGGGGTGGGAGCATGCTGAGAGCTCAGAGAAAATATCTTCGCAGCCTCTAACAGGGTAAGTTTCTGTGTGCAGGGCAAGGCAGCTGTGGTTCCTGGAAAGATCTTCTAAGCTGGCACATCCCACAGCCTCTGGCATCTGCCAGGAGGACCCTTGCAGATTCTCCGGTGAGGAGAAAGCCGACATGATATGGAGCACGTCTTACCTGCTGCACTTCCGGAGGGTCAGAGAATGTTGGCTGCCTTCttccagctgcagcaccaaggagaaaggagccaggcagagagtCATTAAAGGCAATATAGGGTAGTAGGTTTCTGAGGGCTCACTTGCAGACATATCTTCACAGTCCTAACATGGTCAGTCTCTGGCTGTAGGACAATGCAGCTGCAGTTCCTGGAGGGATCTCCTAGAGCTGCTACATCCCACAGTTTACAGGATCTGTCAGGTTCTCTCACAGTATCTCTGTTGTAGAGAAGAACGTGCTCCAGAGCAGGGCTTCCCTGCTGCACTATCAGAGAGACAGGGCATGATGGCATCTTCTGCTCAGGGTTACTGCAGCGGGGAGCACCccggggtgcccagggctgtcctgcagagcagggtccctgcaccgcAGTGTGGGAGATTTGaaggattttcttgaggttgttgtgtggatgggtttctattagatggagatttatttctgaactagccaaaggaattcATAtcggattgtgtggagtccatgatttttcgccctcgcaccccagggctgtgccgggacagggactctgccgcctgccagggtcagcgctcagcctgcctgGGGTGCTATGTGGGTCagagctgctcacagctccTACTCACTCCCAGAATATTTACAACGGAAGGattcaaggagaagatcaagaCAAGAAGTACTATAAAGATAAGCAACTTCCTcgagtctgtgttttcagtcttctGCTCTTGGGGAATTGGTGAGGATAAATGGAAAGGTGatacttaattttaaacaaatacttgagACTCATGGACTGTAACTGAGTGATCGGTAGGTCTTTCAAGAGAATCCTGGCATGCTTTCAGCCATTCCTCTGTTGATGCAGAACCACCATCACCTTTGCTGGACTTTGCTGCAAACAGGCAGGTTTCTGTAGGGCCAGGGTTATTGAAAAGAGGTTGGGATggggtctgtgagcactgacaggaaGAAGACATgagacagggaaacacctcccaggagGACAACCTCCAGACAGCAGGGATATGATctagaaaggagaggaaaacaaaacaagaaatgttGTGGGAGGGAGAACACAGAAAGCTCTGtatgatcccctgcagtgcagacccCTCCTCTGAGCAGCCCGctcaccccctctcccccccagcaaagcctctgccctcagggccgggggctccaaggcatgaagcagctcctgtgcagccagagctccagttcctctgcagagcacaggggctgagagcagctgcccagcaaggttggtgtctgggaggtggctgcacagctggggaagggtgacgctgtctgagtgcccggctgcctctgccctggcctctctcacacccaccctcaccgcattttccttcttgctccactgctctgtgttctgttgctgtgatcctgttcttgctgtcaggctctctggggatgggaGTTTCAGCTCCAgggtcacagcctgatcttgtgggtcctttcctgcaggtgtgtccatgggaaCATGTGTCCCAGCTTTCCTCTgacctgtggggctgtgggcaatgcagtctgtggggctggggaatgagctgaatCTCCCTGAATCAAATGCCATCATTCAGATATTAAGATATCCTCTTGAGGCTTCCTTCCATTCTCCAGCATGACAACCTGTTCTGTAGCATCTTTTTGTTATCTGaaagccccatggggaagcacAGTGATGCTATGACAgagaaaatggggtttgtgaaataagctgtgtgtgtcctgggtTAAACgtggggtgctgagaccttaggaaagggtgagacatgttgtggtctgaggtggatccctctgctctcattAGTGCCTGGTGGTGTTTCACAATAACATGGAAGTGTGATCAGGCTCCATCCTGGATAAGTGcaagcccagggcagctggagcaagacagaagTATAGATCAGCtcccctcactctgcactgaacCTCAGGTCTTCTCTGGTCTCACAGGACTCACTCTGTTCTttctgagtgcagcagaaatgctgagggtttctgacacccaagaACACTCCtcagggtgggaggggagagggagctgTAGAAAACCAAACATCCCAAACTACCTTCTGCCATCTCAGTTTCTCAGTCCTGGGAGTGCATATGCTGGCAGGCCCTTCTGCACCAAGAGCAGTTCCATCTGccaaagctgaaccccaggaccGGCCCCTGCCCCCCGTTCCCATGCCCCctggtgcagagcagggctgactCCTCGGCAGCCAGCGGCACAGGCCCTGCTCCTCACGGCACCTCCAGACAGCACCACCCAGTGCTCGGTCTGCGAGCTGAAGGAAGGTCTGGAAAAGGACAAGGGGGTGTGGAGCAGGGGGAGAGTGAATGAGAAACGGCTTTGATTTTGCTCAGAGCTCCTCTAACTTGTCACTCTCTTTTCCTCTTATGACAGTGCTCCATACACAGGGAGGTTaaatgtccaactgcagctccaTAAACGAGTTCCTCCTCCTGGCGTTcgcagacacacgggagctgcagctcttgcacttctggctctttctgggcatctacctggctgccctcctgggcaacggcctcatcatcaccaccatagcctgtgaccagcacctccacacccccatgtacttcttcctcctcaacctcgccctccttgaCCTGGGCttcatctccaccattgtccccaaatccatggccaattccctgtGGAACACCAGGGCCATTTCTTATGCAGGATGTGCAGCCCAgctctttctgtttgtatttttcatttcctcgGAGACTTATCtgctcaccatcatgtcctatgaccgctacattgccatctgcaaacccctgcactactggaccctcctgggcagcagagcttgtgtgcacatggcagcagctgcctgggccagtgggttcctcactgctctgctgcacacggccaatacattttcactgccgctctgcaagggcaatgccctggacaagttcttctgtgaaatcccccagatcctcaagctctcctacTCACACTACTACCTCAGGGAAGTTGGGCTTCTTGTGTTTAGTTCCTGTTTagttttcatctgttttgtgttcattgtggtgtcctatgtgcagatcttcagggccgtgctgaggatcccctctgagcagggacggcacaaagccttttccacgtgtctccctcacctggctgtggTCTCCCTGTTTATCAGCACTGGTGTGTTTTCTCACCTGAAACCCCACTCCATCTCCTGCCCCTCCATGGATCTGGTGCTGGcagttctgtactcggtggtggttccagcagtgaacccccttatctacagcatgaggaaccaggagctcaaggatgccctgtggaaagTGATGATTGTTCATTTCTCAGAAGCAGTAATGAACTGATATCTTCTCTGTGCATATCATTCAGAGTGTAACTCAATATGCGCTCAGCCTAGTTTTGGTAGGTTGCTTGGttggtttctttgctttttagcTTTTCTTGGTTGTATGAATGCTGTcaacaaaaaatgaaatcattCTTTATCCCATTTCTGTGTGAGTATCTACCTGTCTTGTGTGACTCACAGACTTCGTATATATAAGAAGGTGTTCATTCTGTgtgttcaaacaaaaaaaaaaggaccctGCACTGACTTGTTTGTCCAAGATCCTCTCTCCGAGAtctctggagctgcaggagccaaGTCTGTGTGCTGAGATGGAGAGACCAGTAGCAAACCTGAGCAGGGTCTACATCCCATCCTGACCAGCATGACCCTGCAGACCCAcccatggccctgggcaccacagcccacttgctctgcagagcagcaatgCCAGCTCAGGGCTGTGCAGAGCATAGGAAGGGGGTGCAAGAATGGCTGGCTGGGTCAGCCTAGGTGAGGTCTCTTGGGAGAAGGCTCTGTGGGGCGATGGGATGTtccaggagaagagcagggcactgtgtgtgtgcagacatggaaagagaaactcTTTGCTGCCATTGGCAGCTCGGGGCAGGCTTCCCTGtcactgctgcagcaggaccTTCCTGAGGATTCTCTATGTCAATTCTTTCATGCTGTCCTAGGGTGCAAGTTTGGCACCTGAGGTTGCCAACTACCTGGTCTGGAGATCTCATCAGCATGCCGGCTGGATGAACATTCTCATTGGCCTCCATTTTCTGCTGTGGGAccaaatgccatcagctattcctgcGCGTTCCATGAAGGCCCGTGGGACAATCATTCACGAGGTCACTTCATGTTGCCAGCAACATCCCATGGGAGACCACCTGAATGCAACACTGGGGTGTGCTTCCTTGAAGtgaggtccccatgtccattccttATGATGTGGGACATgaggatggccatacagagggatctggaccagctggatcattggacTGGGACCAATTGTATGAGGCTGAACAAGACCAATTGCCAAGTCCTGCACttgagtcacaacaaccccaggaatgctacaggctcggggaagagtggctggaaagctgcctggcagagagggatgtgggggtgttgattgacaggcGGCTGAATAtcagccagcagtgtgcccaggccACCAGCATCTTGgtttgtatcaggaacagtgtggccagctgGACTATAGAAGTGATCATGCCACCATACTCGGCATTGGTGAggtcccaccttgaatcctgtgttcagttttgggcccctcattatAAGAAGGACAtcgaaatactagagagagtgcagaggaagcgacaaagctggtgaggggctggagcacaagtgtgatgaagAGCAGttgaggaaactggggctgttcagcctggagaaaaaggaggCTGATCACTCTCTACAAATacatgaaaggaggttggaacatggaagatgttggtctcttctcccaagtaacaagtgataggacaagaggaaatgtctcctcatctgcctctttttttttttttttttttcttgttcctccacctaGTCTGTCTTCCAAAACCTCTCCAAGGGAAAAATTCCTTGAATCACAGAGTaactcaggtttgaagagaACCCTGAATATCAGATGAGGTTGTTATAGGTCTCTGCCCAGGTTTGCACCATCCACAAAGGAGCTGAAGGTTTACTCCAtcacatcatacagggggaGAATAGAGACattcaacagtgttggcccaagtgctggtcactgagggacTCCACTGGTAACTGCTGACATTTGGGCTTCATCATCCAACCAACTTCCCACCCAAAATCCACTTCTTTAGCCCAGAGAGCACCAATAACATTATAAGGACACCACAGGAAACAATGTCTGACACCTTGGAAAATTCCATGTGCACAACatacctttctttcccctgcccatttttgttcagcaatcccttttttgttttccaagtgcctagacatggctgcaggaggacatgtcccatccccttcccagggacagaggtaggcTGACCAACACGTAATTCTCACAATTTTCGttcttgcccttcttgaagacaggTTTGACAACTACCTTTTTCAAGCAAGAACAGGATCACAGCAACAGAACACAGAGCagtggagcaagaaggaaaatgcggtgagggtgggtgtgagagaggccagggcaggggcagccgggcactcagacagcgtcacccttccccagctgtgcagccacctcccagacaccaaccttgccgggcagctgctctcagcccctgtgctctgcagaggaactggagctctggctgcacaggagctgcttcatgccttggagaccccggccctgagggcagaggctttgctgggggTAGAGGGGGCGAGGGGGCTGCTCAGAGGAGgggtctgcactgcaggggatcataCAGAGCTTTTTGGTTTTTCCCCTCCTACAGTTGTCCCAATGCCCTGAAGTCTCCCTTGATTGCCCTTACATTTCCCATTGCAGTCTCATCACTGCCCACTTGAAAAATTAGTAATGGATAATAATATGAGGGCCTCACTAGGGCATgaaattttctcttcaaaaggTCTTTTAGATTGGTTCTTTTTGGTTGGTGGTTTGATAAGTTTGGTGTATGCATGTGATTTTTTGTAGGTTGGGTGAAATAGGTTTGGTTTATGTTATTTAGGTTGGCTTAAGTGTTTCCATTGATGTTGGTTTAGGTTActtgttttgggttggtttagTTGTTCCTAGGTAAGCTGTGTCAGGTAGTGTTGCTTTTAGGTTGGGTTGTTTCAAGATGtgttggtttaggttttttggTTTCGTTTCATTTAGGTTGTTCGGTTTAGGGTTTCTTAGGGTAGGTTGTTTTAGGTAGATTGGCTTAGgtagtttgttttggtttaggttCTTTCTTTTAgccagttttattttgtttgttttatgttggttgttttgggtgggttcttttctttcaggtaggttgttttggtttggttctttTCTTTTAGGTAGCTTGTTTTGGTTTAGACAGGTTGTGTGGGGCACCAGGGCCCAcatgcagcaggagcagcaggcagccaaaatggcccaaagaagctCTGTCAAGGGGCCAAGGTCAACACTGCAGaggaagccaaaaaaaaaaaccctggggacactttctttcctgcataagaaaataaaagcctttcacccccagctgcagggcatgAAAGGCCATCTTGTTAGTGCTTGAGCAGCAGACACTCACTGAGCCCAGAGGGACCAGAGAAGCTCTGAgaagtggtcatgctcaatgctgcagaggaaggcaaaacaACCCTGGGGACCAGTGCCAATCTGCctgggggaaaattccttcccgACCTCAGGGATGGTGATTGGATATTCCCTAGGCAAGGCTTGGCTTCGCTTCTCATCCCACAAGCTACTCACGCCTCTGAGGAGATTCCCAAGCCTTATTCTCCCTTGACCTGGAGCCATTTCAGGAGCTTCTGAGAGTTCCCAGATTCCTGTGACCTGACTGACCTCAGGGACAAGAGTCCTTCCTGTGCCTGTCAGGACCCCAGGGGATGATCCAGGTCACTGGGActgttagcattcaagacacataaccacaggtgcagttatatgcggtgctttatttcagcgctgggaaaccaggggttcgcacccaaagctggcttcagccactgattcagactacaccatatttatacaatttgatcacatacatatgcataacaattcttgacaaccattagcatattccacacctattctaacacaaattatctatctaagcaatgctaagtaacattcgcatgtttatcagttatttctaagttacctgttttcacctgttttaaagaatatatcataaatctatatcaatcttaagaatagggtatggtttaagttacctgttctaaagaatatgtcataaatctatgtcaatttcaagaatagggtatgattatataaaatcatgtttgaatgcacattctgaacctggatacagtatcaaagctaagaatcttggatacggtctacagaatcaaaacacagcccacaaaattcaattcaactataacaggACCACTTGCAACGTCTCTGTATCCTATATATTATGCCTGCTGCCACGGGCTCTGCAGTGGATGAAGACAgcgagctctgcagtgctcctcaagaagtcATTTCCTTGGTCTTGCCTCTGCTGTCCAGCTGAAAAGGGTTTCCACACGAGATGAGCcctgcagcagagaagctgcagcagcctggTCCAGCCGCTTCCCTTGGTCCCTTCAGCCCTGTCAAGTGATGCCACTGTCTCCTCCAGGACTTCCTCTGGGACGTCTTGGGGCTGGCCCGGGCCAGTtctggctgtgggcacaggAGGACGCTGCTGTTTCTCCTGCCCTGGAGCACTGTGATGCCTACGTTGCCAGGTGGTGGCCCTGTGAGATGGGGGTGACCCCTGGATGCAGCCCTGCCCACCTCTGCCTCCCCCACCACCACCTTCCACAGTACCCTTTGGAGGAGCCCTTGTGCTGCTGTCCCTGAGGGTCCCTGTGCACAAGAGGCCCAGGGGGCTGCCTCTGACCTTAGTGGCCAGgcactgggcacagctgctgagTGTCCCTGGTGCCTCCTTTGCCATTTGAGTTGTTTGTAGGTCATTGAAAGTGTGTTGTTTTAGTTGAGTTTAATTGTCTCAGGTTGGTTCTTTAAGGTTTGTGGTTCaggctgttttggtttgggtttgctgagggtttttggttttggttggtttaggTTGTTTGAGGCTGGTTGAGACTGACTGGTTTGTTGAGGTGCATTGtttggagttgttttttttcagctgctttttaaatgtttttcagatTCTTTGTGCATTGTTctacaaaactgaaataatattcCAAAAGATACCAATACGAGTATTCTAAGTACCCAAAGATTTTGAAGGTACTGATGTTATTTGAATGAAGGAGGAAGCATCACAGGATAAGCTAACAATGCTGCCATTCTGTATTTCCTCCATGAAATTGTCTCAGATCAAGAAGTATAATTATTAATTGTCTCCACTAGTTGGTGCCAGATGTACAGTAATGGCTTTGGTATGAAACTCAAATACCATATTAAACTCAAGGTCAGTTTTCTAATAACAGATTTCCCAGGGCAAACACCGCAAAtcactgcagagcacagcaagcTGATAACTCCAACACCCATCTTTGACATGTGTAGCGAAACAGAAGTATAGTTCAGACAAAATTAACTCATGTCAAGAACAGATTAATCAATATAGTGACCTGCAACTGTTAAGATATATAAATTCCATAATATGCTCTACTGTAGCTGTTATTATCTCCAATTGTTCTTATACCAGGTTGGGTACAAAAAAGTACTGTTGTCATTTAATACTAGCTGGCAATTAGGGCCACACAATCGCTCACTCACTCCAAGTGGAATGGAGGAGAGcatcagaagggaaaaaacctcATGGATTgaaaaaagaacagtttattAGAACagtaaatgaagagaaaaatgatGATAATGATAACAATAATAGAATACACAAAACTAGTGATACACAGTGAAGTCACTTACTGCCTGTGACACCAATAGCCTGTTTGTTTCCAAGCAGCAGTATTTGCCCTCTGAGCAACTCCACTTTTTATACAGCTTGGGTCAGTTGTCCTGGCTTTGATCCTTCCCTAATTCTTGTACAGCAATAGCTTCAGTACAAAGCTCAGGTACCAGATCAAAGTCAAGGTCAGTGTTCTAATAACCAATTTCCCAGGCAAAACACCACTAATAATTTCAGAGCACAGCAAACCGCAAAAGTCAACACCAATCTTTAACATATATCGCAAAAACAGGAGCAGAGTTCAGATCAAATAAACTAATATCAACAATCAATGAATCAG
This is a stretch of genomic DNA from Columba livia isolate bColLiv1 breed racing homer unplaced genomic scaffold, bColLiv1.pat.W.v2 Scaffold_102, whole genome shotgun sequence. It encodes these proteins:
- the LOC135577569 gene encoding olfactory receptor 14J1-like, which codes for MSNCSSINEFLLLAFADTRELQLLHFWLFLGIYLAALLGNGLIITTIACDQHLHTPMYFFLLNLALLDLGFISTIVPKSMANSLWNTRAISYAGCAAQLFLFVFFISSETYLLTIMSYDRYIAICKPLHYWTLLGSRACVHMAAAAWASGFLTALLHTANTFSLPLCKGNALDKFFCEIPQILKLSYSHYYLREVGLLVFSSCLVFICFVFIVVSYVQIFRAVLRIPSEQGRHKAFSTCLPHLAVVSLFISTGVFSHLKPHSISCPSMDLVLAVLYSVVVPAVNPLIYSMRNQELKDALWKVMIVHFSEAVMN